One genomic window of Haemorhous mexicanus isolate bHaeMex1 chromosome 17, bHaeMex1.pri, whole genome shotgun sequence includes the following:
- the VWA3A gene encoding von Willebrand factor A domain-containing protein 3A, with translation MDTHIRKMACLLDSDQYLEKIGLTEFHLQGDHPAGQDFAVPHLGPDNGLFGTHSSKTQDVLVDEFSYKMEQLREQMKKTQCQKVQTTEEWIKSYSLESLQLTLEYLCCRNSGSAGEVMEFTEETVPDFESRLSEVIELYQRRIQWLLQDSRKVFGVIKGTKVGLLVDVSHLSYGPRLLDFQKNLLCLIDEQLCYKKELYCLSFSTEISPLWESPKTINIHVLHEARQWVQELEPGRGCDLLKALRHVLPMRDLNSLVLIVGSCPDQSFEILCDYAQQCTLGRKVQIHTVTYDCSSPASLALLKNLAEAVRGRYHCYSSQGENFDSSDFHLLLQETQKAKDLLKSIKQSFHRRVGGLLGSKRADVSTAFANTAPSSFFPKPPKHKAPLVIQTPGILAKTSADWLKTYGLKAKKLDLYQVLAPSAFSPVEDFVPILKKTVSSTLHEKVMMQFEWYDGTVKNIHVDLPVLYNYQKVLAKMVKIYEKRIDWLSVASRRMWGSVCERRVVVLVDISVTNSTYISHIQHCLRLLLEEQMSNKDCFNIIAFGSDIVPWQQELCPSQPENLEKAWRWVLSLECKGSRNFMSALRRAVEVDFRDKDKHKSQGLYLLTTGIPDQETHTISAYVAEACGGLDLQLHVCLLSVTEGTDSSGIIPACYASPRETASAFKEIVQAANGRFHWFGEAGIFESDDITSIISEMEKAKNYSQKCAFLVESLKQRSGNQSVKPLTAEGDSNVLMRNEKKKTQKVPSPKPTAVLKNVKDNHGAERNTPVRVLAWRPPSAKAGIPPAETVKEWPQTEKKGKHKPRKHSEFSVSVFYTEEGRNVGTIYQRYPKAVSVRKSVCSVTLPEKEEICSSKEWLTKYSIKKLKLELPRLMFGPSCTHQKTTVESLHKKVSAKYCSIFPSAEINGVVKHLHFQPRELETYREQLEKVLQRYIQRVQWLLSGSRKWFGTILEANVCVLIDTSGSMGPYLPPVTKELASLIWEQLRKNEVRFNLLRFAENTESWKEYLVEATDESCHDAVQWASTCRAHGSSCILAALQKALSFQGVEALYLLTDGKPDTSCSLILEEIERLIKKQDTKIHTICFSCADRGAVEFLKKLASQTGGRFHCSSGGEDGQLAAHRILTEGLDDEDNPVFPYFEGDDLKNLTQEVAKARSFLKQAKSWRLLLEKWNTNRKDSSGFQKSVQD, from the exons ATGGATACACATATCAGGAAAATGGCATGCTTGTTGGACAGTGAtcaatatttggaaaaaattgG GTTGACAGAATTCCATCTACAGGGTGATCATCCAGCAGGGCAAGATTTTGCTGTGCCTCATCTAGGACCAGATAATGGATTGTTTGGAACACATAGCAGCAAGACACAAGATGTGCTGGTAGACGAGTTTTCCTACAAAATGGAGCAGCTG AGAgaacaaatgaagaaaacacagtGTCAAAAGGTGCAAACAACAGAAGAATGGATAAAAAGCTACAGTTTGGAATCTTTGCAGTTAACATTAGAGTATCTG tgctgcaggaattcagGAAGTGCTGGTGAAGTGATGGAGTTTACAGAGGAGACTGTTCCTGATTTTGAATCCAGGCTTTCTGA AGTGATTGAACTCTATCAGCGCCGAATTCAGTGGCTGTTGCAGGACAGCAGAAAG GTGTTCGGTGTTATAAAAGGAACTAAAGTTGGACTTTTGGTTGATGTGTCTCATTTGAGTTATGGACCTAGACTATTGGATTTTCAGAAGAACCTTTTG tgCTTAATAGATGAGCAGCTTTGTTATAAGAAGGAATTGTACTGCCTCTCATTCAGTACAGAAATTTCACCACTGTGGGAGAGTCCAAAAACCATCAATATTCATGT GCTACATGAAGCAAGACAGTGGGTACAAGAGCTGGAGCCTGGTCGAGGCTGCGATTTGCTGAAAGCCTTAAGGCATGTCCTTCCCATGAGAGATCTGAATTCCTTGGTTCTTATTGTAGGAAGCTG cCCTGATCAGTCTTTTGAAATATTATGTGATTATGCTCAGCAGTGCACGCTGGGGAGAAAAGTGCAGATTCACACTGTTACATATGattgcagcagccctgcttctCTT GCACTTCTAAAGAACCTTGCAGAAGCTGTAAGAGGCCGTTATCATTGCTACTCTTCCCAGGGAGAG AATTTTGATAGCAGTGATTTTCATCTGCTACTTCAGGAAACCCAGAAGGCTAAGGACCTACTCAAGAGCATCAAGCAGAGTTTTCACAGAAGAGTTGGTGGCTTGCTTGGTAGTAAAAGAGCAGAT GTTTCCACAGCATTTGCAAATACAGCACCTTCTAGCTTCTTCCCAAAGCCTCCAAAGCACAAAGCACCATTAGTTATTCAAACACCAGGCATCCTGGCCAAAACCTCAGCAGACTGGTTAAAGACGTATGGATTGAAAG CTAAAAAGTTAGACCTTTATCAAGTTCTGGCTCCCAGTGCTTTTTCTCCTGTGGAAGATTTTGTACCTATTCTTAAAAAAACAGTATCATCAACTCTACATGAG AAAGTGATGATGCAGTTTGAGTGGTATGATGGAACTGTAAAAAATATCCATGTTGACCTGCCAGTATTGTACAACTATCAG AAAGTCCTTGCTAAAATGGTAAAAATCTATGAGAAACGAATTGACTGGCTATCTGTTGCTAGCAGAAGAATGTGGGGAAGTGTTTGTGAAAGAAG GGTGGTTGTACTTGTTGATATATCAGTGACAAACTCCACCTACATCTCTCATATCCAACATTGTTTGCGACTTTTACTTGAGGAGCAAATGTCAAATAAGGATTGCTTCAATATTATAGC attTGGGAGTGACATTGTGccttggcagcaggagctgtgtccttCCCAACCAGAAAACTTAGAAAAGGCTTGGAG GTGGGTGTTGAGCTTGGAATGCAAGGGCAGTAGAAATTTCATGAGTGCCCTCAGAAGAGCTGTGGAAGTTGACTTCAGAGACAAAGATAAACACAAATCACAGGGACTCTACCTGCTGACTACTGGAATACCTGATCAGGAAACA CACACAATCAGTGCTTATGTGGCTGAGGCTTGTGGAGGTTTGGATTTACAGCTCCATGTCTGTCTGCTCAGTGTAACAGAGGGCACTGACTCCAGTGGGATTATTCCAGCCTGCtatgccagccccagggaaactgccagtgcttttaaagaaattgtACAGGCAGCCAATGGGAGGTTTCACTGGTTTGGAGAAGCAG GTATTTTTGAAAGTGATGATATTACCAGTATTAtatctgaaatggaaaaggcaaagaactACTCCCAAAAG TGTGCATTCCTGGTGGAGTCCTTAAAGCAACGCTCAGGAAATCAGTCTGTGAAACCCCTCACAGCAGAAGGAGACTCAAATGTGCTTATgaggaatgagaaaaaaaaaacacagaaggtGCCATCTCCTAAACCAACAGCT GTGCTTAAGAATGTTAAAGACAACCATGGTGCAGAGAGAAATACTCCTGTAAGAGTACTGGCATGGCGTCCTCCTAGTGCCAAAGCAGGAATTCCACCAG CAGAAACAGTAAAAGAATGGCCTCAGactgagaaaaaaggaaagcacaaaCCCAGGAAGCATTCAGAGTTCTCTGTGTCTGTATTTTACactgaagaaggaagaaatgtgG GTACAATATATCAGAGGTATCCCAAGGCAGTGAGTGTAAGAAAATCTGTTTGCTCTGTCACATTGCCAGAGAAAGAGGAAATCTGTTCAAGCAAAGAG TGGCTGACCAAGTACAGTATTAAAAAGCTTAAACTGGAATTGCCCAGACTGATGTTTGGTCCAAGCTGTACCCACCAGAAGACAACTGTGGAGTCTCTGCACAAGAAAGTATCAGCAAAATACTGTTCTATCTTCCCCAGTGCAGAAATCAAT GGGGTTGTGAAACATCTGCACTTTCAGCCTAGAGAACTGGAAACCtacagagagcagctggagaaggtgcTGCAGCGTTACATCCAGAGAGTGCAGTGGCTTCTCTCAG GAAGCCGAAAGTGGTTTGGTACCATTTTAGAAGCAAATGTCTGTGTTTTGATTGATACATCTGGTTCCATGGGCCCATATTTGCCTCCTGTCACAAAAGAACTTGCCTCCCTTATCTGGGAACAGCTGAGAAAAAATGAAGTCAG GTTTAACCTGCTGAGATttgcagaaaacacagagagTTGGAAAGAGTATCTTGTAGAGGCAACTGATGAAAGCTGCCATGATGCTGTGCAGTGGGCTTCCACATGCCGTGCTCatggcagctcctgcatccTTGCAGCTTTACAG aaggCTCTCAGTTTCCAAGGTGTAGAGGCACTGTATCTATTGACTGATGGAAAACCAGACACCAGTTGCAGTCTGATTTTGGAAGAAATTGAAAGATTGATAAAGAAACAAGATACTAAAATCCACACCATTTGTTTTAGCTGTGCAGACAG AGGGGCTGTTGAATTCCTGAAGAAGCTTGCTTCCCAGACAGGAGGGCGcttccactgcagctctggaggtGAAGATGGACAATTAGCAGCACACAGAATATTGACAGAGGGGCTGGATGATGAAGAT AATCCAGTTTTCCCTTACTTTGAAGGAGATGATCTAAAGAACCTTACTCAGGAAGTAGCAAAAGCTAGAAGTTTCTTAAAGCAGGCAAAATCTTGGAG aTTATTGCTTGAAAAGTGGAACACAAACCGAAAAGACAGCTCTGGCTTCCAAAAAAGTGTTCAG GATTAA